ATCAACATTTATACCGCTGACCGCAATTGGCAGCAATCCCACAGCCGTTAATACGGAATACCTTCCACCAACATCATCAGGAATAACGAATGTTTCATAGCCTTCCTCATCCGCTAATGTCTTCAGCGCCCCTTTTGCGCGATCTGTCGTGGCATAAATGCGCTTTCTCGCTTCTTCCTTACCATATTTCTTTTCCATATAATTTCGAAAGAGTCGAAAAGCAACGGCGGGCTCGGTCGTTGTCCCCGATTTTGAAATGACATTCACCGAGATATCTTTGCCATCCAGCAGCTCAAACAGGTGTGTAAGATAGGTAGAACTCATGTTTTGACCCGCAAAATAGATTTGTGGCGTGTTCGTTGTCGTTTGGTTGTAAAAACTATGGTTCAACATTTCAATCGCCGCTCGCGCGCCCAAATAGGATCCGCCAATTCCGATAACGACGAGAGCTTGCGAATTTCCTTGAATGCGCTGGGCCGCCTGTTTAATACGGGATAGTTCCTCCTGATCAATACGCGTCGGTAGATCAACCCACCCTAAAAAATCACTGCCAACTCCCGTTCCCTCATGGAGCATCCGATGAGCTTCATGCGCAAATGGAGTTAATTGGTAAATTTCTTCCTCTGTAACAAATGAAAGCGCGTTAGAATAGTCAAAATGAATAGCCACTCTTATCATTTACCTCCCAAGGGTTGCTTATAAATCTTAATTACTAGGTTCCATCATACCATAAAATGGATATCCCTACCTAGTCCTTTGTAAGCAACGCTTCTAATCATGCCTAACGGCAGCTGGCCAAGGGTCACGAGTAATGCGGAAGTAATATCCTTCGTGACTGCCGTTCCAATATCTCAAAATGCAGCGCGGTCGAAAGAAAACCACATAAATCATAAACAGCAATACAATAATGACAGATATATTAAAAACCATAGCAACCCCTTCTGATCCACCATTATCACATATTCTCTTAGTTTTCCAACCAATTATACATAGATGTATAGATTCTCTTTGGTGGACCAATTTGATATGATGATGAATGATAAAAAAAAGGGGGATTCTAAATTTGAAATCGTTACTGACCTCACTGTTTGCGCTTGTTCTCCTTCTAACAGGTTGCGTAAATCAGGACAAGCCCCCCGCGGATGAGATCGTATGGGAAGAGAGCCCGACCTTTCAGTCAAATGGCGTCGTCATGAGAGGAATTCCTGATCGGTTAGCGATCATCGATACGCCGTTAAAAGCGGGCGAAGAACAAGATTTCTCATGGCACTTTTGGGGTCACCTAGATGAGGTTACAGGAAAATTAACCGTAATGGCAGAACAACAAGATGTGAAAAAGACCGTTGTCCTTATTCAAAAAGTCTATATATTACCCGCAGCGCCGAGTAACGGAGCCGATAATCATTTCCCATCCATGTTATCGTTACCTTCGCCAGGGCTATGGAAAATAAGTGTTTACATAAAGGATCGTTACTTTGATAGTATTTTCGTCGAAGTTAACTAAACATGGGAAAGAGAGGATCCAAATGAGGTCCTCTCTTTCCCGTGCGTAAATCCGATTATAATGCTTCTAAATAAACTGCTTGCGCGTCTACATCCTGATTTTCTCGAATAAATTTGCTTAATTTTGCAGCCACATCTCTTGGATTGCATCCCCTTGCATGCATAGCCGTTTTCATCACTCCAGGATTGACCACATGAGCGCGAATTCCGTATTTTCTTTCTTCTTCGTTCAAAGTGTAAGTGAATGCCTCGAGAGCCGCTTTTGTCGCGCTATACGCGCCATATCCCGAAGCCCCTGTCCGCGCTAAACTGGACGTAAAATTTACAATCTGTCCTCTCCCCTGCCTCCGAAAAATAGGCAAACATTCCTTACTAACGAGGAATGCGTTCGTTAAGCTGTTCTGGAAATGGTACTCCCATGCTGACAGACTGGTTTCCACGATCGAATGATTAATAAAGACCGCCGCGCAATTAATTAACACGTCCACTCGTCCAAACGTATCGACAGCTGTTTGCACAAGTTGTTTAGCGCCCATCTCGTGTGATACATCGAGGGATAGGGTAACTACCTGATCCCTATAGTCGGACAAACTATCTTTTAACTCTTCGATTTTCGATTGCCTTCTTCCACAGACGGCTAATCGCGCTCCTTCGTTAGCGAGTTGAAGAGTCAGTTCTTTTCCTAGGCCCGTTCCCGCGCCTGTTATAATGACGACTGGTTGTGAAGTAGTCATTTTCACTCACTCCTCTCCTCATTCCTGAAGTGTATTTTAGGGGAATAGTTTCAATTATATTAATTTTCTGTCAGATTATCAACCTTTTTTTGTAAATTGGGCTTTTAGCCCTGATGTTTAGGTAGTTGCACACAGATTCTTGTCCCTTCATTCAAACGAGAGTTTACTTCAATCGTCCCTTTGTGCTGGTCCACGATTCGTTTTGCAATCGAAAGCCCAAGTCCAGTCCCGCCCGTTTTGCGGCTTCTCGCTTGATCCACACGATAAAACCGTTCAAACAAATAGGGCAAGTCCTGTTCCCGAATACCAATCCCATAGTCCTGAATGGTAAATCGAACCTGATCTGCCCTTTCTTCGATGAAAATCTCCACTTTTTGTTCACTATACTTCAGGGCGTTGTCGAGTAAGATAATCAACAATTGTTTCATCTTTTCCACATCAGCGACCAGCCAAATTTCTGTCTGATCCGTGTCCACTTCAATCACTCTGCCATACGTTTGTTGGAGTGAACTCGTAATCCCTTGAACTAATGGGAGGAAGGAAAACGTTTCAGAGTGTAGCGGCGCCTCTTGACCCTCCGCTAAGGTTAACAACGATTTCACAAGCCCCTTTAAACGGATCGACTCCGAGTAGATGGCTTCTACCGCCTCTTCTCTCACCGCTGGATCATTTCTCGCCCAACGCTTTAATAAGCTGGCGTAACTTTCAATAATCGTTAACGGCGTTCTGAGTTCATGGGAGGCATCAGCTATAAATTGGTGTTGACGATGAAAGTTTTTTTCTAACTTGCCGATCATTTTATTAAAGATCAGACCCAATTTATCCAATTCATCTGGTTGCATCGAATGACTGCCTAAATCTAATTTCTGAAAACTGCCGCTTTGTTCAATTTCTTGCATCGTGTCCGCTAAGCGATTGACAGGTCTAAAAACAAGCTTCGTATAGAAGTAACTGCCAATAAACGAGAGGATGACAGCGATCCCCGAGGCAATCAGCAAGCCCTTTACGAGAATGGATCCATAATAATCAAGTGAAACCAATTGCTTTGCAATTTCGAGTGTACCAACGACCTCTTGCCCGTTATAGATCGGTACGCGAACGATAATGCTGCGGTGACCATCTGCTTCAACAATATCCGATTGGGCGCGCGTTGTGAATTTTCCATTGATTTTTAACAGCTCTTTATTGGAGTAAACTACGTTGCGAATATGTCCATCATGACCGATGATCCGTAACATCTCGTTGTAGATGAGAGATTCTTTCAGCACCGACGGATCATCCCAATCCGTCGTATCGTGAAGCTTCTCTTTTTGCAAAATAGAATCCGCCTTATTTAGCAGCAACTGGATCTCACTTTGCGTCGTAATTTTTTCGAAATACGTGTAAATAAACGAATTTAGGAAAATAAGCAATAACAACAACCATAACGTTGAAAGCAAGGTTAACCGAATTTTTACACTCATTGATTTGAATCCTGTAAAACATAGCCTACGCCGCGAACCGTATGAATTAATTTAGGTTCAAAATCGCGATCTATTTTCTGGCGCAAATAGCGAATGTACACATCTACTGTGTTGGTGTCTCCGATAAATTCATATCCCCACACGTCAGATAAAATCTGCTCCCTGGACATGACCGTTCCTTTGTTTTGAAGCAGAAAATAAAGGAGTTCGTATTCTTTCGTCGTAAGTTCGATCGATTGTTGATCACGCGTCACGATTCTTGTTTGGCTATCCAGTGTTAGATTGGAAATATGCAGCGTCGGAGACGTCTTTAATTCCACTATTTTGGTTTGGCGCAAGAGCCCCCTGATTCTCGCCAATAATTCCTCGATAGAAAAGGGTTTAGTTACATAATCATTGGCGCCATAATCGAGTCCGCTTACTTTGTCCGGGATCGAATCCCGCGCCGTAAGCAATATAATCGGAACCGTCGAGTCTACTTGTCTGATTCTGCGTAATATTTCTAACCCATTTAATTGCGGCAGCATAATATCTAGCAAAATTAAATCCCACTTTTCTGACTTGGCGACTTTCCAACCTTCCCGCCCATCTGCGACATGGTGGACTTCATATCCTTCATGACCGAGTTCAAGCATTAAGACGCGGGCAATCTTTTCTTCATCTTCAATAATGAGTACTCTTTCCTTCGCGTTCGCGATCCGTCCCCCCCCCCACCAAGCGCGCTATCCCTTACGATTTATACCCAAGTCCCTATTTTTTAAACAAAAAAAAGATGGCTTTCAAACCAAACATCATGCTTGATTTGATAAACCATCTTTTTCATCGCAAGGGCGCTGCTCATAAGCTTACAGCCGTGTACACTTCTTGATTCCATTTGGAAAGAACCGTTGATAAACTCAGATT
The genomic region above belongs to Ammoniphilus oxalaticus and contains:
- a CDS encoding glucose-6-phosphate isomerase, producing the protein MAIHFDYSNALSFVTEEEIYQLTPFAHEAHRMLHEGTGVGSDFLGWVDLPTRIDQEELSRIKQAAQRIQGNSQALVVIGIGGSYLGARAAIEMLNHSFYNQTTTNTPQIYFAGQNMSSTYLTHLFELLDGKDISVNVISKSGTTTEPAVAFRLFRNYMEKKYGKEEARKRIYATTDRAKGALKTLADEEGYETFVIPDDVGGRYSVLTAVGLLPIAVSGINVDEMIAGAANAYQSYNNPNLAENECYQYAAIRNVLYQKGKTTEILVNYEPALHYVAEWWKQLFGESEGKNNKGLFPASMSFTTDLHSMGQYVQEGRRNLIETVLQVEKPKEQITIEADPDDTDGLNFLVGKTIDEVNKKAFEGTLLAHIDGGAPNLIVRLDEIKPYTFGEMVYFFEKACGLSGYLLGVNPFDQPGVEAYKRNMFALLGKPGFEEEKAELEKRLRN
- a CDS encoding DUF4871 domain-containing protein; this encodes MKSLLTSLFALVLLLTGCVNQDKPPADEIVWEESPTFQSNGVVMRGIPDRLAIIDTPLKAGEEQDFSWHFWGHLDEVTGKLTVMAEQQDVKKTVVLIQKVYILPAAPSNGADNHFPSMLSLPSPGLWKISVYIKDRYFDSIFVEVN
- a CDS encoding SDR family NAD(P)-dependent oxidoreductase: MTTSQPVVIITGAGTGLGKELTLQLANEGARLAVCGRRQSKIEELKDSLSDYRDQVVTLSLDVSHEMGAKQLVQTAVDTFGRVDVLINCAAVFINHSIVETSLSAWEYHFQNSLTNAFLVSKECLPIFRRQGRGQIVNFTSSLARTGASGYGAYSATKAALEAFTYTLNEEERKYGIRAHVVNPGVMKTAMHARGCNPRDVAAKLSKFIRENQDVDAQAVYLEAL
- a CDS encoding sensor histidine kinase; the protein is MSVKIRLTLLSTLWLLLLLIFLNSFIYTYFEKITTQSEIQLLLNKADSILQKEKLHDTTDWDDPSVLKESLIYNEMLRIIGHDGHIRNVVYSNKELLKINGKFTTRAQSDIVEADGHRSIIVRVPIYNGQEVVGTLEIAKQLVSLDYYGSILVKGLLIASGIAVILSFIGSYFYTKLVFRPVNRLADTMQEIEQSGSFQKLDLGSHSMQPDELDKLGLIFNKMIGKLEKNFHRQHQFIADASHELRTPLTIIESYASLLKRWARNDPAVREEAVEAIYSESIRLKGLVKSLLTLAEGQEAPLHSETFSFLPLVQGITSSLQQTYGRVIEVDTDQTEIWLVADVEKMKQLLIILLDNALKYSEQKVEIFIEERADQVRFTIQDYGIGIREQDLPYLFERFYRVDQARSRKTGGTGLGLSIAKRIVDQHKGTIEVNSRLNEGTRICVQLPKHQG
- a CDS encoding response regulator transcription factor, translating into MLELGHEGYEVHHVADGREGWKVAKSEKWDLILLDIMLPQLNGLEILRRIRQVDSTVPIILLTARDSIPDKVSGLDYGANDYVTKPFSIEELLARIRGLLRQTKIVELKTSPTLHISNLTLDSQTRIVTRDQQSIELTTKEYELLYFLLQNKGTVMSREQILSDVWGYEFIGDTNTVDVYIRYLRQKIDRDFEPKLIHTVRGVGYVLQDSNQ